In the Sus scrofa isolate TJ Tabasco breed Duroc chromosome 6, Sscrofa11.1, whole genome shotgun sequence genome, one interval contains:
- the ZNF567 gene encoding zinc finger protein 567, protein MAQLAQESVSFKDVTVDFTQEEWQHLDPAQKTLYMDVMLENYCHLVSVGCHMTKPDVILKLERGEEPWTSFTGHTCLEENWKAEDFLVKFKEQQNKYPRSVLLINHKKLIKDNNNAFEKTFTLSKNPTNSKNLPPEYGTHGKIFNNISELIINNLSPTKKRLSEYNGYGKSLLNTKPETARFGVKSPNQHDRAVSHNEKLMQYHKMETPAQSYGYNDYERSFLKKGGLITHNRTYRRENPSEYNKKRRATNIEKKHTCTECGKSFCRKSVLILHQGIHTEEKPYQCHQCGNSFRRKSYLIDHQRTHTGEKPFVCNECGKSFRLKTALTDHQRTHTGEKSYECPQCRNAFRLKSHLIRHQRTHTGEKPYECNDCGKSFRQKTTLSLHQRIHTGEKPYICKECGKSFHQKANLTVHQRTHTGEKPYICNECGKSFSQKTTLALHEKTHNEEKPYICNECGKSFRQKTTLVAHQRTHTGEKSYECPHCGKAFRMKSYLIDHHRTHTGEKPYECSECGKSFSQKTNLNLHQRIHTGEKPYICNECGKSFRQKATLTVHQKIHTGQKSYECPQCGKAFSRKSYLIHHQRTHTGEKPYKCNECGKCFRQKTNLIVHQRTHTGEKPYICNECGKSFSYKRNLIVHQRTHKGENMEMQ, encoded by the exons GAATCAGTGTCATTCAAAGATGTGACTGTGGACTTTACTCAGGAGGAGTGGCAGCACCTGGATCCTGCTCAGAAGACGCTGTACATGGATGTGATGTTGGAAAACTATTGCCACCTTGTTTCTGTGG GGTGTCACATGACCAAGCCTGACGTGATCCTCAAATTGGAACGAGGAGAAGAGCCATGGACATCATTTACAGGCCATACCTGCTTAG aagaaaactggaaagccGAAGACTTTTTAGTGAAATtcaaagaacaacaaaataagtACCCTAGATCAGTTTTATTAATCAACCACAAAAAACTGATTAAGGATAACAATAATGCATTCGAAAAGACATTTACTTTAAGCAAAAACCCTACTAATTCAAAAAATCTACCTCCTGAATATGGCACTCATGGAAagatttttaacaatatttcagAATTAATCATCAATAATCTAAGTCCTACCAAAAAGAGACTTAGTGAGTACAATGGATATGGGAAGTCACTCCTCAATACTAAGCCAGAAACAGCTCGCTTTGGAGTCAAATCCCCTAATCAGCATGACAGAGCTGTCAGTCATAATGAAAAGCTTATGCAGTATCATAAGATGGAAACTCCAGCACAGTCATATGGATATAATGACTATGAAAGATCCTTCCTTAAAAAAGGAGGCTTGATTACACATAATAGAACTTACAGAAGGGAAAACCCAtctgaatataataaaaagagaagagcAACCAATATTGAAAAAAAGCATACATGCACTGAATGTGGGAAGTCATTCTGTAGGAAATCAGTATTGATTCTGCATCAGGGAATTCACACAGAGGAAAAACCCTACCAATGTCATCAATGTGGAAATTCATTTAGAAGAAAATCATATCTCATTGATCATCAGAGAactcacacaggagagaaaccctttGTTTGTAATGAATGTGGTAAGTCCTTCCGCCTAAAGACAGCCCTCACTGATCATCAGAGAACACATACAGGGGAGAAATCATATGAATGTCCACAGTGTAGGAATGCCTTCAGACTGAAGTCACACCTCATTCGTCATCAGAGAActcatacaggagagaaaccatATGAGTGTAACGACTGTGGGAAATCTTTCCGCCAGAAGACAACACTCTCCctacatcagagaattcatacaggagagaaaccttatATTTGTAAAGAATGTGGTAAGTCCTTTCATCAGAAGGCAAACCTTACTGTGCATCAGAGAACTCATACAGGGGAAAAGCCCTATATttgtaatgaatgtggaaaatcCTTCTCCCAGAAGACAACCCTTGCTCTTCATGAAAAGACTCATAACGAAGAGAAACCGTATATTTGCAATGAATGTGGAAAATCCTTCCGCCAGAAGACAACCCTTGTGGCACATCAGAGAACACATACAGGGGAAAAATCCTATGAATGTCCTCACTGTGGGAAGGCCTTTAGAATGAAGTCATACCTCATTGATCATCACAGAactcacacaggagagaaaccataTGAATgtagtgaatgtgggaaatccttcAGTCAGAAGACAAATCTCAATctacatcagagaattcatacaggagagaaaccctatatTTGTAATGAGTGTGGGAAGTCCTTTCGCCAGAAAGCAACACTCACTGTGCATCAGAAAATACATACAGGGCAGAAATCCTATGAATGCCCtcagtgtgggaaagcctttagcAGGAAATCATATCTCATTCATCATCAAAGAACTCATACAGGAGAAAAACCATACAAGTGTAACGAATGTGGGAAGTGCTTCCGCCAGAAAACAAATCTCATTGTACATCAGAGAACTCACACAGGGGAGAAACCTTATATTTGTAATGAGTGTGGTAAGTCCTTCAGTTATAAGAGAAACCTCATTGTCCATCAGAGAACTCACAAGGGAGAAAACATGGAAATGCAGTAA